The following are encoded in a window of Cygnus atratus isolate AKBS03 ecotype Queensland, Australia chromosome 20, CAtr_DNAZoo_HiC_assembly, whole genome shotgun sequence genomic DNA:
- the LOC118254219 gene encoding C-C motif chemokine 3-like 1: MKSSTAALAVLVVAALCCQVLSSPAAVNFSGPCCVKYLSKNFPSRHVTMYEYTSIHCPQPGVIFTTFKGKSFCGNPQDEWVQNILKQHKDQAGSG; the protein is encoded by the exons ATGAAGTCCTCCACAGCTGCCCTTGCTGTTCTTGTTGTGGCTGCCCTCTGCTGCCAGgtcctctcttctccag ctgctgtcaACTTCTCCGGTCCCTGCTGTGTCAAATACTTGAGCAAAAATTTTCCCTCGAGACACGTGACAATGTATGAGTACACGAGTATCCACTGCCCCCAGCCAGGCGTGAT attCACCACATTCAAGGGCAAGTCGTTCTGTGGCAACCCCCAAGATGAGTGGGTCCAGAATATCCTGAAACAGCACAAGGACCAGGCTGGCAGTGGATGA